The following are encoded together in the Bos indicus x Bos taurus breed Angus x Brahman F1 hybrid chromosome 24, Bos_hybrid_MaternalHap_v2.0, whole genome shotgun sequence genome:
- the IMPA2 gene encoding inositol monophosphatase 2 — protein sequence MKASGEDGEAPAGGPWEECFEAAVQLALRAGQIIRKALSEEKRVSTKTSAADLVTETDHVVEALILQELQTRFPSHRFIAEEAAAAGAKCVLTPSPTWIVDPIDGTCNFVHRFPTVAVSIGFAVNQELEFGVIYHCTEERLYTGRRGQGAFCNGQRLRVSGETDLSKALVLTEIGPRRDPATLKLFLSNMERLLHAGAHGVRVIGSSTLALCHLAAGTADAYYQFGLHCWDLAAATVIIREAGGVVMDTSGGPLDLMSCRVVAAGTREMAVLIAQALQTINYGRDDER from the exons ATGAAGGCGAGCGGCGAAGACGGGGAGGCGCCGGCCGGGGGCCCGTGGGAGGAGTGCTTCGAGGCGGCGGTGCAGCTGGCTTTGCGGGCGGGACAG ATCATCAGAAAAGCCCTTTCTGAGGAAAAACGTGTCTCAACCAAGACGTCAGCCGCAGACCTGGTGACAGAGACGGACCACGTGGTGGAGGCCCTGATCCTGCAGGAGTTGCAGACCAGATTTCCCTCCCACAG GTTCATTGCCGAGGAGGCTGCGGCCGCCGGGGCCAAGTGCGTGCTCACACCCAGCCCCACCTGGATTGTGGACCCCATTGACGGCACCTGCAACTTTGTGCACAG GTTCCCGACCGTGGCGGTGAGCATTGGCTTTGCTGTGAACCAGGAG CTGGAGTTTGGGGTGATTTACCACTGCACGGAGGAGCGGCTGTACACGGGCCGGAGGGGCCAGGGTGCCTTCTGCAACGGTCAGCGACTGCGCGTCTCTGGGGAGACAG ACCTGTCCAAGGCCCTGGTTCTGACAGAAATTGGACCCAGACGGGACCCCGCGACCCTGAAGCTGTTCCTGAGCAACATGGAGAGGCTGCTCCACGCGGGTGCCCATGG GGTTCGTGTCATCGGCAGCTCCACCCTGGCACTCTGCCATCTGGCTGCGGGCACCGCCGACGCCTACTACCAGTTTGGCCTGCACTGCTGGGACCTGGCTGCAGCCACAGTCATCATCAGGGAAGCTGGGGGCGTTGTGATGGACACGTCAG gcgGGCCACTGGACCTCATGTCATGCAGGGTGGTTGCTGCAGGCACACGGGAGATGGCGGTGCTCATTGCCCAGGCCCTGCAGACAATTAACTACGGGCGGGACGATGAGCGGTGA